The Mesorhizobium sp. B1-1-8 genome contains a region encoding:
- the mutM gene encoding bifunctional DNA-formamidopyrimidine glycosylase/DNA-(apurinic or apyrimidinic site) lyase, translating into MPELPEVETVRRGLQPVLEGARLVKVEARRPDLRFPFPDKFSERLTDKTVTALGRRAKYLTMHIEDGPLLICHLGMSGSFRIETAESSGVPGAFHHERSKSSAHDHVVFDVVSPQGERSRVIFNDPRRFGFMLFAEGAPDTHPMLAGLGVEPTGNALDGPLLASLLEGRRAPLKVALLDQRLIAGLGNIYVSEALWRAGLSPLREAGTVAGTGKKTREQCRRLAEAIRSVIADAIAAGGSSLRDYVQADGSLGYFQHSFAVYDREGEPCPKPGCRGNIERIVQSGRSTFYCRTCQR; encoded by the coding sequence TCCGGCGCGGCCTGCAACCGGTGCTCGAGGGCGCGCGCCTCGTCAAGGTCGAGGCGCGCCGGCCCGATCTCAGATTTCCGTTTCCGGACAAGTTTTCGGAACGCCTGACCGACAAGACCGTCACGGCGCTTGGCCGGCGGGCAAAATACCTGACCATGCATATCGAAGACGGTCCACTGCTGATCTGTCATCTTGGCATGTCCGGATCGTTCCGCATCGAAACCGCCGAAAGCAGCGGCGTGCCCGGCGCTTTCCATCACGAACGCTCGAAAAGCTCGGCGCACGACCATGTCGTGTTCGATGTCGTGTCGCCGCAGGGCGAGCGGTCTCGCGTCATCTTCAACGACCCGCGCCGTTTCGGCTTCATGCTGTTTGCCGAGGGCGCGCCGGACACGCACCCAATGCTGGCCGGTCTGGGCGTCGAGCCGACCGGCAATGCGTTGGACGGCCCGCTGCTCGCCTCGCTGCTGGAGGGCCGGCGGGCGCCGCTCAAAGTGGCGCTGCTCGACCAGCGGCTGATCGCCGGGCTCGGCAACATATATGTGTCGGAGGCGCTGTGGCGCGCCGGCCTGTCGCCGCTGCGCGAAGCCGGAACCGTTGCCGGAACCGGCAAGAAGACCAGGGAGCAATGCCGGCGCCTGGCCGAGGCGATCCGCTCGGTCATCGCCGACGCGATCGCCGCCGGCGGGTCGTCGCTGCGCGACTATGTCCAGGCCGACGGCTCGCTCGGCTATTTCCAGCATTCCTTCGCGGTCTACGATCGCGAAGGCGAGCCCTGTCCGAAGCCCGGCTGCCGCGGCAATATCGAGCGCATCGTGCAAAGCGGCCGCTCGACATTCTATTGCCGGACCTGTCAGCGGTGA
- a CDS encoding enoyl-CoA hydratase yields MTYETILVETRGKVGLITLNRPKALNALNSQVMAEVASAATAFGAEAGIGAMVITGSEKAFAAGADIKEMQSISFVDAYTQDIFVGWEEFTRTRKPIIAAVAGYALGGGCELAMMCDFIICADTAKFGQPEITLGVMPGMGGSQRLTRFVGKSKAMDMCLTGRMMDAAEAERCGLVSRVVPAAELVEEALKAAARIAEFSLPSVMMTKEAVNRAYETTLAEGLRFERRLFHSLFALDDQKEGMAAFGEKRKPNFTNR; encoded by the coding sequence ATGACCTATGAAACCATACTCGTGGAAACACGCGGCAAGGTCGGGCTGATCACGCTGAACCGGCCCAAGGCGCTCAACGCGCTGAACTCCCAGGTCATGGCCGAAGTGGCATCAGCGGCGACCGCGTTCGGCGCGGAGGCCGGTATCGGCGCGATGGTCATCACCGGTTCCGAAAAAGCTTTCGCGGCGGGCGCCGACATCAAGGAAATGCAGTCGATCTCCTTCGTCGACGCCTACACGCAGGACATCTTCGTCGGCTGGGAGGAGTTCACGCGCACGCGCAAGCCGATCATCGCCGCCGTCGCCGGCTATGCGCTGGGCGGCGGCTGCGAGCTGGCGATGATGTGCGATTTCATCATCTGCGCCGACACCGCCAAATTCGGCCAGCCCGAAATCACGCTCGGCGTCATGCCCGGCATGGGCGGCTCGCAGCGGCTGACCCGCTTCGTCGGCAAGTCGAAGGCGATGGACATGTGCCTGACCGGCCGGATGATGGACGCCGCCGAGGCCGAGCGCTGCGGGCTGGTGTCGCGGGTGGTGCCGGCCGCCGAGTTGGTCGAGGAAGCACTGAAGGCAGCGGCCAGGATCGCGGAATTTTCATTGCCGTCGGTGATGATGACCAAGGAAGCCGTCAACCGCGCCTACGAGACGACGCTCGCCGAAGGCCTGCGCTTCGAGCGCCGCCTTTTCCATTCGTTGTTTGCGCTCGACGACCAGAAGGAAGGCATGGCCGCCTTTGGGGAGAAGCGGAAGCCGAACTTCACCAACAGGTAG